The following coding sequences are from one Chloracidobacterium sp. window:
- a CDS encoding multidrug efflux SMR transporter, protein MQAGHPWLWLLFAGLCEVVYAVMMPRTQSFTRFLPSVVTVLFIALSMYGLSVAVRTLPVGTAYAVWVGIGAGGTALVGLLFLGEPRDLGRLAGLALVVGGIVLLKLTHK, encoded by the coding sequence ATGCAGGCAGGTCATCCGTGGTTGTGGCTGCTCTTTGCGGGGCTTTGCGAGGTGGTGTACGCGGTGATGATGCCGCGCACTCAATCGTTTACGCGGTTTCTGCCGTCGGTGGTGACGGTGCTGTTCATTGCGCTCAGCATGTACGGGCTGTCGGTCGCTGTGCGAACGTTGCCGGTGGGTACGGCGTATGCGGTATGGGTCGGGATTGGCGCCGGCGGCACGGCGTTGGTGGGTTTGTTGTTTCTCGGCGAGCCGCGCGACCTTGGGAGGCTGGCGGGTTTGGCGCTGGTGGTCGGCGGCATTGTACTGCTCAAACTGACGCACAAATGA
- a CDS encoding Uma2 family endonuclease, with amino-acid sequence MSTPLTATPPRLMTFEEFLDYGEPGVRYELVDGVPVEMPQPNKRHQWIVLSLAVRLMRWISERRLPYAVTQLGLQISEYLARIPDLVVCRREDAAVKEEEEAGVVRLGVPVVLVVEVASENWRDDYGKKREEYARRGVPVYVVVDWRRRCVVVCREPEEATGRYQQEVTYREGEEVVLEALGGCVLAVSEVLGGAFGEDLL; translated from the coding sequence ATGTCCACGCCGTTGACCGCCACGCCGCCCCGCTTGATGACCTTTGAAGAGTTCTTAGACTACGGCGAGCCGGGCGTGCGCTATGAACTCGTGGATGGTGTCCCCGTCGAGATGCCGCAGCCGAACAAACGCCACCAGTGGATTGTCTTGAGTTTGGCCGTGCGCCTGATGCGCTGGATCAGCGAGCGGCGACTGCCGTACGCGGTGACGCAGCTGGGGTTGCAGATCAGCGAGTACCTGGCGCGGATTCCCGACTTGGTGGTGTGTCGGCGGGAGGACGCGGCGGTGAAGGAGGAAGAAGAAGCCGGGGTGGTACGGCTGGGCGTGCCGGTGGTGTTGGTGGTGGAGGTGGCGAGCGAGAACTGGCGGGACGACTACGGGAAGAAGCGTGAGGAGTATGCGCGGCGCGGAGTACCGGTGTATGTGGTGGTGGATTGGCGGCGGCGGTGTGTGGTGGTGTGCCGGGAGCCGGAGGAGGCGACGGGGCGATATCAGCAGGAGGTGACGTATCGGGAGGGGGAGGAGGTGGTGTTGGAGGCGTTGGGCGGGTGTGTGCTGGCGGTGAGTGAGGTGTTGGGCGGGGCGTTTGGGGAGGACTTGCT
- a CDS encoding tetratricopeptide repeat protein has translation MSHDASFSRDRFPKPAPKIIDEANPGKLILFHKPVLFHKRASPFSTTHRLRKTYGVMTSSVSATEPIPSVSPASPTRPLRWLYNGPVDLIIGCGLWSLPLLLTAYLVEPHFTGHFAVAFYAVALVCNYPHYAATWYRACARPADRIRYGRVLAWSSLLTAAGLLLVHAHPPLLRWAFTLYVFWSPWHYTGQNYGLALMFARRNGVTALDAATTRRLWWAFALPYAMLLTAFNSGPSADPLLLSAGLPPFVAKTLIVVCGLIFLTITFIIGRKLLHESPQPAVAPTLTLLATQALWFIPAAVVVLSGETVFQVRYSSGMLAVLHSAQYLWVTSYYARRESGAQWRPGRYALVLFAVGVALFIPGPWAASLAFGMDFTTSFLAFTALVNIHHFILDGAVWKLREPQVAAVLVQDGAVGDVETTVPHRSLWRRFGLTAATTGLALLAGLDLAKFVLGGRTMDATSLQQALKLNPNDALIAARLARAALAEGDRLRAREALERAVAINPYDAESQAMLGQMLIEQGEYDAAYRHYQRFHEHLPNNVAALVNLGTLAAQQGAEGDAVAAWERAVQLDPNGQPIAWANLGDAYMRAGRTKEAAEAYEQALHHASPSDRQRLEWMLKLGDAYTGAQNFGQAETNYARVFDAAQAAGDAALASSAATRQAGLYAARQDIPQAVARHQTALQLAEASQDAYAQGAAWYEYALLMAKHGAPADFIYAACLLAETSFGETPRGAAVRPTVAARRAAVEQKLGPRAAEVRARLRTVSDEARRWRP, from the coding sequence ATGTCACACGACGCCTCGTTCAGCCGCGACCGGTTTCCCAAACCGGCTCCAAAAATCATTGACGAAGCCAACCCCGGCAAGCTTATCTTGTTTCACAAGCCAGTCCTGTTTCACAAACGGGCGTCGCCTTTCTCCACCACGCATCGCCTGCGGAAAACTTACGGCGTCATGACCAGCAGCGTCTCCGCAACCGAGCCGATACCGAGCGTCTCGCCGGCGTCGCCGACTCGCCCGCTGCGCTGGCTTTACAACGGCCCGGTTGACCTCATCATCGGCTGCGGCCTGTGGTCGTTGCCGCTGTTGCTGACGGCGTACCTCGTTGAACCACACTTCACCGGACACTTCGCCGTCGCCTTTTACGCCGTTGCGCTTGTGTGCAACTACCCGCACTACGCGGCGACGTGGTACCGCGCCTGCGCACGGCCGGCGGATCGCATACGCTACGGGCGCGTACTGGCTTGGTCGTCGCTGCTGACGGCGGCCGGGCTGCTGCTGGTTCACGCCCACCCACCGCTGTTGCGCTGGGCCTTCACGCTGTACGTCTTCTGGAGTCCGTGGCACTACACGGGGCAAAACTACGGACTGGCGCTGATGTTCGCCCGGCGTAACGGCGTGACGGCCCTTGACGCGGCGACGACGCGCCGGCTCTGGTGGGCGTTCGCTCTGCCCTACGCCATGCTGCTGACGGCGTTCAACAGCGGCCCGTCGGCCGACCCCCTTCTGCTGTCCGCCGGCCTGCCGCCGTTCGTCGCCAAGACGCTGATTGTCGTCTGCGGTCTCATCTTCCTCACGATAACTTTTATTATCGGACGTAAGTTGCTCCACGAATCTCCCCAGCCCGCCGTCGCGCCGACGCTGACGCTGTTGGCCACCCAGGCGCTGTGGTTCATCCCCGCCGCCGTCGTCGTCCTCAGCGGCGAAACCGTGTTCCAAGTCCGCTACAGCTCCGGCATGCTGGCCGTTCTGCACTCGGCGCAGTACCTGTGGGTGACTTCCTACTACGCACGGCGGGAAAGCGGCGCGCAGTGGCGACCCGGACGCTACGCGCTGGTGCTGTTCGCCGTCGGCGTCGCGTTGTTCATTCCGGGGCCGTGGGCGGCAAGCCTCGCTTTCGGTATGGACTTCACCACCAGCTTTCTTGCGTTCACCGCGCTGGTCAACATCCACCACTTCATTCTGGACGGCGCGGTGTGGAAGCTCCGCGAGCCGCAGGTGGCGGCGGTGCTGGTTCAGGACGGCGCGGTGGGCGATGTGGAAACCACCGTTCCCCATCGTTCACTGTGGCGGCGGTTCGGCCTGACGGCGGCGACGACGGGGCTGGCGCTGCTGGCCGGTCTCGATCTGGCTAAGTTCGTTCTGGGTGGGCGCACAATGGACGCAACGTCCCTACAGCAAGCCCTCAAACTCAATCCCAACGACGCCCTCATCGCCGCCCGACTGGCGCGCGCGGCGCTGGCGGAAGGCGACCGCCTGCGCGCCCGCGAGGCGCTCGAACGCGCCGTCGCCATCAATCCCTACGACGCGGAAAGTCAGGCGATGCTCGGACAAATGCTCATCGAGCAAGGCGAATACGATGCGGCCTACCGCCACTACCAACGTTTCCACGAACACCTGCCGAACAACGTCGCGGCGCTCGTCAATCTGGGAACACTGGCGGCGCAGCAGGGCGCGGAAGGCGACGCCGTGGCGGCCTGGGAACGCGCCGTCCAACTCGACCCCAACGGTCAACCCATCGCTTGGGCCAATCTGGGCGACGCCTACATGCGCGCCGGCCGTACGAAGGAAGCCGCCGAAGCCTACGAGCAGGCGCTCCACCACGCCTCCCCCAGTGACCGCCAACGGCTCGAATGGATGCTTAAACTGGGCGACGCCTACACCGGCGCGCAAAACTTCGGGCAGGCCGAAACCAACTACGCGCGCGTGTTTGACGCGGCGCAGGCCGCCGGCGACGCGGCGCTGGCAAGTAGCGCCGCCACACGGCAGGCTGGACTGTACGCGGCGCGGCAAGACATACCACAGGCCGTAGCGCGCCACCAGACGGCTTTACAGCTCGCCGAAGCCAGTCAAGACGCCTACGCGCAAGGTGCGGCGTGGTACGAATACGCACTGCTGATGGCCAAACATGGCGCTCCGGCGGACTTCATTTACGCGGCATGCCTCCTGGCCGAAACCTCTTTCGGCGAAACACCGCGCGGCGCAGCCGTCCGGCCGACGGTCGCCGCCCGCCGCGCTGCT
- a CDS encoding DUF4384 domain-containing protein has translation MSGAGGKVVKTGQAASPQLLGLTLWRLRELRAGESAADAVKVQNADQSGWHWRVPERSSFARPVVPNDIVRLTVEAAREGYLYILNRELRRDRSLGKPVLLFPERAAVNNFVRPGEVVDVPDRLEDWPYFRIVSSDPNYAGEALWVILSPRRIDGLTDGRRRPITSLGIGS, from the coding sequence GTGTCCGGCGCGGGCGGCAAGGTCGTCAAAACCGGTCAAGCTGCATCGCCGCAACTGCTCGGACTCACGTTGTGGCGATTACGCGAGCTGCGTGCCGGAGAGTCCGCCGCCGACGCCGTCAAGGTGCAAAACGCCGACCAATCCGGCTGGCACTGGCGCGTGCCGGAGCGTTCAAGCTTCGCGCGTCCCGTCGTCCCCAACGACATCGTGCGGCTGACGGTCGAGGCGGCGCGGGAAGGGTATCTCTACATCCTCAACCGTGAACTGCGCCGCGACAGAAGCCTCGGCAAACCCGTACTGCTGTTTCCCGAACGCGCAGCAGTAAACAACTTCGTGCGGCCCGGCGAAGTCGTGGATGTTCCCGACCGGCTGGAAGACTGGCCGTACTTTCGGATTGTCTCATCCGATCCGAACTATGCCGGCGAGGCGCTGTGGGTGATTTTGTCGCCGCGTCGGATTGACGGATTGACGGATGGAAGACGGCGGCCGATCACGTCATTGGGAATCGGGAGTTGA